A single region of the Ictalurus punctatus breed USDA103 chromosome 26, Coco_2.0, whole genome shotgun sequence genome encodes:
- the LOC108258789 gene encoding microfibril-associated glycoprotein 4 isoform X2 — protein MSEETKMVDMVFPLSVLCVLPLLVGSTPGSQELFPSDCSDVYTNGQTLSGVYTIYPTAETPVQVYCDMGCMGNVAEDGNWTVFQRRMDGSVNFYRPWGYYKKGFGNKYGEYWLGLEHIYQLTRKRKYELKVDLQDFDGVSVYARYSSFSIESEADGYKLHVSGFINGGAGDSMATNNGQKFSTFDKDQDSNAEGNCAKSYLGGFWYSQCHHTNPNGIYLWGRDSTYYAIGNVWNHWRGYDYGLKYIAMKIRPVSAAQ, from the exons ATGTCAGAAGAGACCAAAATGGTT GACATGGTTTTTCCCTtgtcagtgttgtgtgtgcTCCCCCTGCTGGTTGGGAGTACTCCTGGTTCTCAGGAACTGTTTCCATCAGACTGCTCTGATGTCTACACTAACGGACAAACACTCAGTGGAGTGTACACAATCTACCCTACAGCAGAAACACCTGTCCAGGTGTACTGCGACATGGGATGTATGGGAAACGTAGCAGAAGATGGGAACTGGACG GTgtttcagaggagaatggatggCAGTGTGAACTTCTACAGACCATGGGGATACTACAAGAAAGGGTTTGGGAACAAGTACGGAGAATACTGGCTAG GATTAGAACACATCTACCAACTCACACGTAAGAGGAAATATGAGCTGAAAGTGGACCTGCAGGATTTTGATGGAGTGTCGGTTTACGCTCGCTATTCTTCCTTCTCTATAGAATCTGAAGCTGATGGCTACAAACTCCATGTTAGCGGTTTCATCAATGGGGGTGCAG GTGATTCTATGGCGACAAACAACGGACAGAAATTCTCCACCTTTGATAAAGACCAGGACTCGAATGCAGAGGGGAACTGTGCTAAATCCTACCTCGGGGGTTTTTGGTACAGTCAGTGCCACCATACTAACCCTAACGGGATATACCTGTGGGGACGTGACAGCACTTATTACGCCATCGGGAATGTCTGGAACCACTGGAGAGGCTATGATTATGGTCTCAA
- the LOC108258789 gene encoding microfibril-associated glycoprotein 4 isoform X3 yields MSEETKMDMVFPLSVLCVLPLLVGSTPGSQELFPSDCSDVYTNGQTLSGVYTIYPTAETPVQVYCDMGCMGNVAEDGNWTVFQRRMDGSVNFYRPWGYYKKGFGNKYGEYWLGLEHIYQLTRKRKYELKVDLQDFDGVSVYARYSSFSIESEADGYKLHVSGFINGGAGDSMATNNGQKFSTFDKDQDSNAEGNCAKSYLGGFWYSQCHHTNPNGIYLWGRDSTYYAIGNVWNHWRGYDYGLKYIAMKIRPVSAAQ; encoded by the exons ATGTCAGAAGAGACCAAAATG GACATGGTTTTTCCCTtgtcagtgttgtgtgtgcTCCCCCTGCTGGTTGGGAGTACTCCTGGTTCTCAGGAACTGTTTCCATCAGACTGCTCTGATGTCTACACTAACGGACAAACACTCAGTGGAGTGTACACAATCTACCCTACAGCAGAAACACCTGTCCAGGTGTACTGCGACATGGGATGTATGGGAAACGTAGCAGAAGATGGGAACTGGACG GTgtttcagaggagaatggatggCAGTGTGAACTTCTACAGACCATGGGGATACTACAAGAAAGGGTTTGGGAACAAGTACGGAGAATACTGGCTAG GATTAGAACACATCTACCAACTCACACGTAAGAGGAAATATGAGCTGAAAGTGGACCTGCAGGATTTTGATGGAGTGTCGGTTTACGCTCGCTATTCTTCCTTCTCTATAGAATCTGAAGCTGATGGCTACAAACTCCATGTTAGCGGTTTCATCAATGGGGGTGCAG GTGATTCTATGGCGACAAACAACGGACAGAAATTCTCCACCTTTGATAAAGACCAGGACTCGAATGCAGAGGGGAACTGTGCTAAATCCTACCTCGGGGGTTTTTGGTACAGTCAGTGCCACCATACTAACCCTAACGGGATATACCTGTGGGGACGTGACAGCACTTATTACGCCATCGGGAATGTCTGGAACCACTGGAGAGGCTATGATTATGGTCTCAA
- the LOC108258789 gene encoding microfibril-associated glycoprotein 4 isoform X1 — protein sequence MSEETKMVVCHSDMVFPLSVLCVLPLLVGSTPGSQELFPSDCSDVYTNGQTLSGVYTIYPTAETPVQVYCDMGCMGNVAEDGNWTVFQRRMDGSVNFYRPWGYYKKGFGNKYGEYWLGLEHIYQLTRKRKYELKVDLQDFDGVSVYARYSSFSIESEADGYKLHVSGFINGGAGDSMATNNGQKFSTFDKDQDSNAEGNCAKSYLGGFWYSQCHHTNPNGIYLWGRDSTYYAIGNVWNHWRGYDYGLKYIAMKIRPVSAAQ from the exons ATGTCAGAAGAGACCAAAATGGTTGTATGTCATAGT GACATGGTTTTTCCCTtgtcagtgttgtgtgtgcTCCCCCTGCTGGTTGGGAGTACTCCTGGTTCTCAGGAACTGTTTCCATCAGACTGCTCTGATGTCTACACTAACGGACAAACACTCAGTGGAGTGTACACAATCTACCCTACAGCAGAAACACCTGTCCAGGTGTACTGCGACATGGGATGTATGGGAAACGTAGCAGAAGATGGGAACTGGACG GTgtttcagaggagaatggatggCAGTGTGAACTTCTACAGACCATGGGGATACTACAAGAAAGGGTTTGGGAACAAGTACGGAGAATACTGGCTAG GATTAGAACACATCTACCAACTCACACGTAAGAGGAAATATGAGCTGAAAGTGGACCTGCAGGATTTTGATGGAGTGTCGGTTTACGCTCGCTATTCTTCCTTCTCTATAGAATCTGAAGCTGATGGCTACAAACTCCATGTTAGCGGTTTCATCAATGGGGGTGCAG GTGATTCTATGGCGACAAACAACGGACAGAAATTCTCCACCTTTGATAAAGACCAGGACTCGAATGCAGAGGGGAACTGTGCTAAATCCTACCTCGGGGGTTTTTGGTACAGTCAGTGCCACCATACTAACCCTAACGGGATATACCTGTGGGGACGTGACAGCACTTATTACGCCATCGGGAATGTCTGGAACCACTGGAGAGGCTATGATTATGGTCTCAA
- the LOC108258789 gene encoding microfibril-associated glycoprotein 4 isoform X4, whose protein sequence is MVFPLSVLCVLPLLVGSTPGSQELFPSDCSDVYTNGQTLSGVYTIYPTAETPVQVYCDMGCMGNVAEDGNWTVFQRRMDGSVNFYRPWGYYKKGFGNKYGEYWLGLEHIYQLTRKRKYELKVDLQDFDGVSVYARYSSFSIESEADGYKLHVSGFINGGAGDSMATNNGQKFSTFDKDQDSNAEGNCAKSYLGGFWYSQCHHTNPNGIYLWGRDSTYYAIGNVWNHWRGYDYGLKYIAMKIRPVSAAQ, encoded by the exons ATGGTTTTTCCCTtgtcagtgttgtgtgtgcTCCCCCTGCTGGTTGGGAGTACTCCTGGTTCTCAGGAACTGTTTCCATCAGACTGCTCTGATGTCTACACTAACGGACAAACACTCAGTGGAGTGTACACAATCTACCCTACAGCAGAAACACCTGTCCAGGTGTACTGCGACATGGGATGTATGGGAAACGTAGCAGAAGATGGGAACTGGACG GTgtttcagaggagaatggatggCAGTGTGAACTTCTACAGACCATGGGGATACTACAAGAAAGGGTTTGGGAACAAGTACGGAGAATACTGGCTAG GATTAGAACACATCTACCAACTCACACGTAAGAGGAAATATGAGCTGAAAGTGGACCTGCAGGATTTTGATGGAGTGTCGGTTTACGCTCGCTATTCTTCCTTCTCTATAGAATCTGAAGCTGATGGCTACAAACTCCATGTTAGCGGTTTCATCAATGGGGGTGCAG GTGATTCTATGGCGACAAACAACGGACAGAAATTCTCCACCTTTGATAAAGACCAGGACTCGAATGCAGAGGGGAACTGTGCTAAATCCTACCTCGGGGGTTTTTGGTACAGTCAGTGCCACCATACTAACCCTAACGGGATATACCTGTGGGGACGTGACAGCACTTATTACGCCATCGGGAATGTCTGGAACCACTGGAGAGGCTATGATTATGGTCTCAA